One Nitrospiria bacterium genomic region harbors:
- the tuf gene encoding elongation factor Tu (EF-Tu; promotes GTP-dependent binding of aminoacyl-tRNA to the A-site of ribosomes during protein biosynthesis; when the tRNA anticodon matches the mRNA codon, GTP hydrolysis results; the inactive EF-Tu-GDP leaves the ribosome and release of GDP is promoted by elongation factor Ts; many prokaryotes have two copies of the gene encoding EF-Tu), which produces VMPGDNVRMDVELITPIAMEKELRFAIREGGRTVGAGVISEVIA; this is translated from the coding sequence GGTGATGCCGGGGGACAATGTGCGGATGGACGTGGAGTTGATCACGCCGATCGCGATGGAGAAGGAGTTGCGGTTTGCGATCCGGGAAGGCGGCCGCACGGTCGGTGCGGGGGTCATCAGTGAAGTCATCGCGTAA